CCGGAAGCAAGGCGATTATTGCCACCGCGGCAGTCATCATCGCAGGGCGTACTCGTTTTTTACCGGCTTCAAGTACCGCTGCTCTTACCTCAGGTATGGTACCTGGCTTCCGTTCCTCAAATACCTGATGGATGTACGTTCCCATGATCACTCCATCGTCTGTGGCGATTCCAAAAAGTGCTATGAAGCCTACCCAAACCGCTACACTCAGATTAATGGGGTGCATCTGAAATAGCTCTCGCATGTTGGTGTCTGAAATGGAGAAATCCAGGAACCAATCCTGACCGTACAGCCAGAGCATGATAAAACCTCCTGCAAATGCCACAAATACGCCTGAGAAATGGATTGATGAGGCAATGACCGTCTTGAACTGGAAGTAGAGCAGTAGGAAGATGACAATCAAACTGATTGGTATCACAATAGATAGCCGCTTGATGGCGCGCACCTGATTTTCGTAGGTTCCTGAGAATTTGTAGCTAATTCCGGCCGGAACAATCAATTCACCTGAATCAATTTTACCCAGAATAGCCTCTTGAGAGGCCTTTACCACATCCACCTCCGCAAAACCTGCTCGTTTATCAAACAGCACATAGCCAACCAGAAACGTCTCCTCACTACGAATCATTTGTGGTCCTCTGACATATTCAAAATCCACCAGCTGCTTCATGGGGATTTGAGCACCAGTAGGTGTGGGGATCAGAATGTTGCCAAGTGATTCGGGATCATCACGTAACTCCCGTGGGTATCTCACCCTTACAGGAAAACGCTCACGCCCTTCCACTGTAGAGGTGATTTTCATGCCCCCTATTGCCGTTTCGATAGTCTGCTGTACATCCTCAATGCTAAGTCCGTATCGGGCGATTTCATTCCTATTGATATTTAAGTGCAGATAAGGCTTGCCCACAATTCGATCAGCAAACACCGCTTCTGATTTTACGGAATGAACGTCTTTAAGAATGTTCTCAAGTTGGAAACCAAAATCCTGAATGGTCTTTAAGTCAGGACCATACACTTTGATTCCCATGGGTGCTCGCATGCCTGTCTGAAGCATCACCAATCGTGTCTCTATGGGCTGCAATTTTGGAGCTGAAGTCACGCCTGGTATTTTAGTCACCCGGACTATCTCATCCCAGATGTCGTCTGGAGATTTAATTGATTCCCTCCAGTTTCGGAAGTATTGTCCTTTGAGGTCAGGGAGAAGATCAGAAGTGGAGATATTAGCAGCCAGGATTTCCTCATTGGACAACGACTCACCTGATTTTAATATGAAATTTCCTTTCCCATCTACCTTAAATCGCTTGCGATGACCTTCTCCATCAATGACATACTCCGGCTTATAGTTGATAACATTTTCATACATGGAGATAGGTGCAGGATCAAGCGCTGACTCCACTCTGCCAAGCTTTCCCACCACCATTTCCACTTCCGGGATTTGAGCCACTAACATGTCGAGCTGTCCAACCACCCTTCGGTTTTGTTCCATCCCTGCATGAGGCATGGAGGTAGGCATAAGCAGAAAGCTTCCTTCGTTCAATGAAGGCATAAATTCCGATCCGATACCCGGAAAGGTTTTATCCAGCGATTTCCAGGCTTGGGTTTCCTTTATCCCATCCCCTAAGAACCCAAAGGATTTACCAAATCCAATCCAGATGACAACACCCAGCAGAATAGTGAAGAACGGAAGCAACAAGAATTTGCCTTTGTTAACCAGACACCATTTCAGAATGGGCTCATAAAAATGAACGACTGACAATAGTGCTCCCAGGATAATTCCAATGAGCCCCAGTACGAATAGATAGTTCACAGTAAGTGAGGTTTGAACACCTAAAGGCATCCATTCTTCAGCGAGAAAGAAGCTGGCAATAAACAGGGCCAAGGCTATATTGATATACTCAGGGAATTTCTTAAATCGCTCTGGCCATTTGCTTTCCAGCATGTTATTGAAACCAATAAGGCACAGTACCCCAGGAAGCCACATTTGAGTATAGACTACTAGCAGAATACCGGCAGTTATGAAAGTGAAATTCCAGATGTTCCGAACGTTCTTCTTGTCGTATCGTATGCCGAAAATGAAATAAGCCAGCGTGGGCAACACAACAAGCCCAAGAACAAAGGATCCAAGCAGGGCATACGTCTTTGTGAAAGCCAAAGGCTTGAAGAGCTTGCCTTCTGCCGATTCCATAGCGAAAACAGGGACGAAGCTGACAATTGTTGTAGCCAGTGCGGTTGTAATAGCGGATGCTACCTCTTTTGTAGCCTCATAAATGACCCGGAGTAAGTCTTTTCCTTTCACTCCGTGGTTTTCAGGCATTTCCAGATAGCGTATGATATTCTCCACGAAAACAATCCCTACATCCACCATTACCCCAATGGCAATAGCTATTCCTGAAAGAGCGACAACATTAGCGTCCACACCAGTATATCGCATGACTATGAATGTCATCAATACGCCTACAGGTAGCAGGCTCGAAATAATGATCGATGCACGAAGATTGAGTAGCAGCACCAGCACAACGATGATGCTGATCAGCACTTCATGAGATAAGGCTGTTTCCAGCGTACCAATAGTTTCATGGATCAACTGAGTGCGGTCGTAGAATGGAACAATAGTCAGTTGAGATTCTGTACCATCTGTTAATGTTTTCTTCGGCAAGCCGGGAGCAATCTCATTGATCTTGGCCTTTACATTATTGATCACCTCCAAAGGATTGGAACCGTATCGGGCCACCACCACACCTCCAACCACTTCAGCACCTTCCTTATCGAGTGCTCCTCGGCGGGCTGCAGGCCCAAGGGATACTACTGCTACATCCTTGATTCGGATAGGGACATTGTCCTGAACTGACACCACGGCCTTCTCTATGTCGGCCACTGATTTGATATAGCCTAAACCTCTAACCAGGTACTCTGCCTGGTTGATTTCAATCGTTTTGGCACCTACATCACGATTCGACTTGCGAACAGCGTCCATCACCTTCATTAGTGGTATGCCGTAGGCTTTTAAAGCATCTGGATTCACATCGATCTGGTATTCCTGAACGAATCCACCGATTGAAGCAACTTCTGAAACTCCTTCTACCGCATTCAGGCCATACTTCACATAGAAGTCCTGAACCGTTCTGATTTCATGCAAATCCCAGCCGCCGGTAACATTGCCTTCCTTATCACGCCCTTCAATGGTGTACCAAAACACTTGCCCCAAAGCAGTCGCGTCCGGACCCAAGGTGGGTCGAACGTCATCAGGGAGTAGTCCTGAAGGAATCGAATTTAGCTTTTCAAGGATTCGGGAGCGAGACCAATAAAATTCAATTTCTTCATCGAAGATGATATTGATCATTGAAAACCCGAAAATGGAGGAACTTCTGATCGATTTCACTCCTGGGATACCCAATAAATAAGTGGTCATTGGGTAGGAAATCTGATCTTCAATGTCCTGTGGAGAGCGTCCCGGCCATTGGGTAAACACAATCTGCTGATTTTCACCGATATCAGGAATCGCATCCACAGGAACCGGATCCTTTGGGAGAAAACCTGTATTCCAGCTAAAAGGGGAAGTAACAATCCCCCACGCTACCAGCATGATCAGTATGAGTACCGTCACCAAACGGTTCTCAAGGAAATATTTTATGATTTGATTTAGCATACTATGATTTGAAAGACTAGAATAAACATGACAGCCTCAACACTTCATTTGCGCTGGGGACATGAATCAAATCGTCAAATCATATAAGGAAAACCTGATGCAGAACCTGATAGTCCGGACTGCCAAGTTGTGGGGAGGTATCAACCGGAATGGGTTGATCAAAAGTCTCCTCAAATTCTATAGAATAAAGGATAGTCGCTATAGCTATAGCCACGAAGAATTGAGCTGCTTCATTAGAGACTTCCTTGTTTAAAGTCTCATCAACCTCTGCAGAGACATACTGATTCTCACAGCATGGGGATTTAGAGAAGTGTGGAGAGTCATGCTCTGCTTCGGGCATATCCATCATGCCCATACCACAATCCAGGTGCTTTTCTCCAAACATCAATTCACTTACTATCGCACGCCCACCGCAAAAGTGAGTTCCAAAGGTGATACCCAGGTTTCCGAGTAGCAACATGAAGATAAGCGATATGGAAGTGACCTTTTTCAACCTTACAAATATACGGAAAGCTTGAAACAGAGATTTACACAATAAAAGGATAGAGTTACATGATTATAAGAGAATCTCCAGAGGAAGGGAAATAAGACCCCCATAGCTGAGGCTCTCTACGTGAATCACGTATTTTTTAGATTGCGTATATCCCCCTCACAACAGATAACACAGTGTGCTAACTTTACGAAATTCACCAAAAATTCATTCGCCAATGAATAGATTCAACAAAACGGCTGCCATCAGGGTGATAGACATCCTGATCGGCACTATGATTATTCTCACCATTGTGATCACCTTCCTGGAGAAAGGTCCTTCCTGACATATGTTGACGTCCGGCTACTCTTAAGCGCCAAAGAACCTTAATCAGCATCTCAATAAAATAAATATTCCAATTGACCATAAGTCACCTTCATTTTCTTTAATTTATTACAAAAAACGCATTTACTAAATCATGTTTCCCAAGACCGCACACCCAACATCCATTTTGAACCGCTCTTGTTTTAATCTTTAAATTCTGCATAATCGGAATTGAAACGCCTCGCTAAACATAACCTCATTAATTATCTCCAGGGAATCTTTGATCACTCCCTTCATGGTATCGCTATGGTGGATGACACGGGTATTCCGTTTCTTGTCAATGCCAGACTTTGTCAGATTATAGGTTATTCAGAAACCGAGCTTACCTCTATGAGCTTTGGCCAATTCACTCATCCTGAGGACGTGGACAGAGACCTTAAACTTTTTGAACAACTCAGAAAAAATGAAATAGATCATTACTCAATTGAGAAAAGGTACATCTCGAAAGCAGGCCATGTGACACCTGTGAAAATACACGTGACACCTGTAAAAAGTACAAAAGAAGGTCCATGGCATGCCATTGCGCTGATAGAAGATATTTCCATCCAAGAGAAAACAAGTAAAAAAATAAAAGCGGCGAATCAGCGGGCAAAAGACCTGAACAACCTGATGGAGGAGACCTGGGAAATCGCCAAAATTGGCTCCTGGGAGGCGAATCTGGAGACCAAAGAAGTTATTTGGAGTAAGCCCATCTATAAAATCCATGGGGTACCCTTCGGAGAGGCCATTGATATGGATAAGGCATTTGGTTTTTTTCACCCGGACTATAGAGCCGCTGCCCAGGAAATCATAGCTAAATGTATAGAAACGAAAGGCGCCTGGAATGTCGACCTCAAAATAATCGCCAGGGACGGTGCTGAAAAATGGGTAAAAACGATTGGCCAACCTGTTTCCCACAATGATATAATGCTAGGGCTAAGAGGGATCCTCCAGGACATCACGGAGGTGAAAGAAGCCAATATTAAGTTGGCGCTTTATAATTCAACACTCGAAGAAACAGTCAGCGAACGTACCAGACAACTTGAGAATGTCAATAAAGAGCTGGAGGCCTTTGCCTACTCCGTATCACACGATCTGAGGGCGCCACTCAGAGCCATCGACGGGTTCTCCAATGCCCTGACTGAGGACTACCTGGATATTCTTCCAGATACAGCCCAACGCTACCTGACCCGAATTTCTGACAACAGTACCCGAATGGGTAAACTCATTGATTCGCTGCTCAGCTTCAGCAGGCTCTCCCGATCCCAGACATCATTTCAAAGTTTCGGACTGGAGGAAAGAATCGATTCAATTATCCACAGCATTGACCCACCCATACATTGTAAAATCACAAAGGAAAATCTGGGTGATGTCTATGGAGACCGCATGCTCCTTGACCATGTTTTTCAAAACCTACTTTCTAATGCCATCAAATATTCATCCCGGGAAAGTGCCCCCAAAGTTCACATTAAGCAGATCTCTCATCAAGATTCGGATGAAATCATCATTTCCGATAATGGAGTAGGATTTGATATGGCATACTACGACCAACTATTTAGTATTTTTCAAAGACTCCATACCGAAACGGAATTTGAAGGATCAGGAGTAGGTCTCGCACTGTGCCAAAAAATCATATTGAAACACCATGGTAAGATATGGGCTGAAAGTAAAGTCGGAGAAGGCAGCACTTTTTGTGTGTCGCTACCCAAGAAAAGTATTGATAATCAATTATATTAGATAAAGCCATTGCCATGGATATAAGAGAAAATCAATACGATACAGTGGTTCTGGTAGAAGATAACCCTGACGATGCAGAGCTGACCATGAGGTCTCTCAACTCATTGCAACTCGGCAATCAGATCATTTGGCTGAAAGATGGAGCAGAAGCCATTAACTATCTTTTTGGCCAACAACCAGACCAATCACGTAGAGTATCTAACCGACCTAAACTCATCCTACTGGATCTCAAGCTCCCAAAAGTAAATGGTATTGAAGTTTTGAAAAGAATAAAGTCAGATGACCAGATGAAAACTGTGCCCGTGGTGGTAATGACTTCATCTAATGAATCTGTGGACCTAAGGACTTGCTATGAGCTCGGTGTGAACAGCTTCGTCACCAAGCCCATCAATTATCAAGAATTTATAGAAGCCACCAAAAATATTGGCTTATACTGGCTACTGGTCAATCAGGTGCCTAATTAAGCGTCATTACTTCTTAAGTAAATCTGTTATGAAGATCCTTTATTTAGAAGACAACACCAGTGACTATGAGCTACTGGACCTGTCTCTACAGAAAAGTAACCTGGAGTTTACCCTGGACCGTGCTGAAAACAAGGCACAATACCAGAAAGCTCTGGAAACCCATTATGATATTATCATTTCGGATTATAACCTGCAGGGTTTCACAGGTACTGATGCGCTCAAAATGCTGCGTGAAAAAGACCAGTCCATTCCATTCGTGGTGATCTCAGGCACTGTTGGGGAAGAGCAGGCCGTCTCTCTGCTTCACTACGGCGCCAGCGATTTTTTACTGAAGAAGAATGTAAAAAAACTACCCATCATTATCGAAAGAGTACTCAGAAATAAGATGATTGATGACGAGCGCCGAAACTTCCAAAAGGAGCTCATTAATAAAAACCTCATCCTTGATTCACTTTTTAATAGTTTCGAGGACATGGTATTCCTG
This Marinoscillum sp. 108 DNA region includes the following protein-coding sequences:
- a CDS encoding efflux RND transporter permease subunit gives rise to the protein MLNQIIKYFLENRLVTVLILIMLVAWGIVTSPFSWNTGFLPKDPVPVDAIPDIGENQQIVFTQWPGRSPQDIEDQISYPMTTYLLGIPGVKSIRSSSIFGFSMINIIFDEEIEFYWSRSRILEKLNSIPSGLLPDDVRPTLGPDATALGQVFWYTIEGRDKEGNVTGGWDLHEIRTVQDFYVKYGLNAVEGVSEVASIGGFVQEYQIDVNPDALKAYGIPLMKVMDAVRKSNRDVGAKTIEINQAEYLVRGLGYIKSVADIEKAVVSVQDNVPIRIKDVAVVSLGPAARRGALDKEGAEVVGGVVVARYGSNPLEVINNVKAKINEIAPGLPKKTLTDGTESQLTIVPFYDRTQLIHETIGTLETALSHEVLISIIVVLVLLLNLRASIIISSLLPVGVLMTFIVMRYTGVDANVVALSGIAIAIGVMVDVGIVFVENIIRYLEMPENHGVKGKDLLRVIYEATKEVASAITTALATTIVSFVPVFAMESAEGKLFKPLAFTKTYALLGSFVLGLVVLPTLAYFIFGIRYDKKNVRNIWNFTFITAGILLVVYTQMWLPGVLCLIGFNNMLESKWPERFKKFPEYINIALALFIASFFLAEEWMPLGVQTSLTVNYLFVLGLIGIILGALLSVVHFYEPILKWCLVNKGKFLLLPFFTILLGVVIWIGFGKSFGFLGDGIKETQAWKSLDKTFPGIGSEFMPSLNEGSFLLMPTSMPHAGMEQNRRVVGQLDMLVAQIPEVEMVVGKLGRVESALDPAPISMYENVINYKPEYVIDGEGHRKRFKVDGKGNFILKSGESLSNEEILAANISTSDLLPDLKGQYFRNWRESIKSPDDIWDEIVRVTKIPGVTSAPKLQPIETRLVMLQTGMRAPMGIKVYGPDLKTIQDFGFQLENILKDVHSVKSEAVFADRIVGKPYLHLNINRNEIARYGLSIEDVQQTIETAIGGMKITSTVEGRERFPVRVRYPRELRDDPESLGNILIPTPTGAQIPMKQLVDFEYVRGPQMIRSEETFLVGYVLFDKRAGFAEVDVVKASQEAILGKIDSGELIVPAGISYKFSGTYENQVRAIKRLSIVIPISLIVIFLLLYFQFKTVIASSIHFSGVFVAFAGGFIMLWLYGQDWFLDFSISDTNMRELFQMHPINLSVAVWVGFIALFGIATDDGVIMGTYIHQVFEERKPGTIPEVRAAVLEAGKKRVRPAMMTAAVAIIALLPVLSSTGKGSDIMVPMAIPTFGGMAIQIMTMFVVPILQAFWRETVINNQNRKLR
- a CDS encoding PAS domain S-box protein — its product is MKRLAKHNLINYLQGIFDHSLHGIAMVDDTGIPFLVNARLCQIIGYSETELTSMSFGQFTHPEDVDRDLKLFEQLRKNEIDHYSIEKRYISKAGHVTPVKIHVTPVKSTKEGPWHAIALIEDISIQEKTSKKIKAANQRAKDLNNLMEETWEIAKIGSWEANLETKEVIWSKPIYKIHGVPFGEAIDMDKAFGFFHPDYRAAAQEIIAKCIETKGAWNVDLKIIARDGAEKWVKTIGQPVSHNDIMLGLRGILQDITEVKEANIKLALYNSTLEETVSERTRQLENVNKELEAFAYSVSHDLRAPLRAIDGFSNALTEDYLDILPDTAQRYLTRISDNSTRMGKLIDSLLSFSRLSRSQTSFQSFGLEERIDSIIHSIDPPIHCKITKENLGDVYGDRMLLDHVFQNLLSNAIKYSSRESAPKVHIKQISHQDSDEIIISDNGVGFDMAYYDQLFSIFQRLHTETEFEGSGVGLALCQKIILKHHGKIWAESKVGEGSTFCVSLPKKSIDNQLY
- a CDS encoding response regulator, which produces MDIRENQYDTVVLVEDNPDDAELTMRSLNSLQLGNQIIWLKDGAEAINYLFGQQPDQSRRVSNRPKLILLDLKLPKVNGIEVLKRIKSDDQMKTVPVVVMTSSNESVDLRTCYELGVNSFVTKPINYQEFIEATKNIGLYWLLVNQVPN